A stretch of Henckelia pumila isolate YLH828 chromosome 4, ASM3356847v2, whole genome shotgun sequence DNA encodes these proteins:
- the LOC140867266 gene encoding F-box/LRR-repeat protein At4g14103-like isoform X3, with protein MGESIHIDSNAGKKPRMADGDDDDGEDFISNMPESIISQILSLLPMKDVLRTCVLSKDWEYKWTGIYNIDINDVDRFLLKSTRKTSVVNCVDRIFILSRNSNVRRFRLLCQQKYNARRMITWISAALIRNVEDLEILYNYEGVVVPRCLFDCTSLTSLKLQLPCTFRPIQNWSSNLKVLHLVKVEILNEHAPNTIQLTFNFPVLDTFKLDKCKWLKVNFVEIHAPSLTKFYVEKHSEPEVDSFQIKISEAKLVKFEFYGNFLEKFDLSASLVFCVSIDFRGYAHDLQGIRKIGLNARLLLKECSSLNHFKLSGDIVEAIVQSKHGPPLPKFNMVKQLEISSKCSNEAFLEFLHSTPSLEHISGHGMIMTMI; from the exons ATGGGCGAAAGCATTCACATTGATAGCAATGCAGGTAAGAAACCTAGAATGGCTGATGGGGACGATGATGATGGCGAAGATTTTATTAGTAATATGCCTGAAAGTATTATTAGTCAAATTTTGTCCCTCCTGCCAATGAAGGATGTTCTGAGAACGTGTGTTTTGTCCAAGGATTGGGAGTATAAGTGGACCGGGATTTACAATATAGACATCAATGACGTGGATCGGTTTTTACTTAAATCGACTAGGAAGACTAGTGTTGTTAACTGTGTGGATAGAATTTTCATACTCTCTCGAAATTCAAATGTCAGAAGATTTCGTCTTTTGTGCCAGCAAAAGTACAACGCCCGTCGCATGATAACTTGGATATCTGCTGCATTGATTAGGAACGTTGAGGATTTGGAAATACTTTATAATTATGAAGGTGTTGTTGTCCCTCGTTGCCTTTTTGATTGCACCTCATTGACAAGCCTGAAGCTACAATTGCCTTGCACCTTCAGGCCAATCCAGAATTGGTCTTCCAACCTTAAAGTTTTGCATCTTGTTAAAGTTGAAATTCTAAACGAGCATGCTCCCAATACTATCCAACTAACGTTTAATTTTCCGGTCTTGGATACGTTTAAACTAGATAAATGCAAATGGTTGAAAGTGAATTTTGTGGAAATCCATGCTCCTTCCCTGACTAAGTTCTATGTAGAAAAGCACTCGGAACCTGAGGTGGATAGCTTCCAGATCAAGATTTCTGAAGCCAAGCTTGtgaagtttgaattttatggCAATTTTCTAGAAAAGTTTGATCTAAGTGCATCATTGGTTTTTTGTGTGTCAATTGATTTTCGTGGATATGCACATGATCTTCAAGGAATTAGAAAAATTGGATTGAATGCTCGTCTCTTATTGAAGGAATGCTCAAGTTTAAATCATTTCAAACTGTCAGGTGATATCGTGGAG GCAATCGTCCAATCAAAACATGGGCCTCCACTTCCTAAATTTAATATGGTGAAACAACTAGAAATTTCTTCAAAATGCAGCAACGAAGCTTTTCTGGAGTTTCTTCATTCGACGCCTTCTCTT